The following are encoded in a window of bacterium genomic DNA:
- a CDS encoding peptidoglycan DD-metalloendopeptidase family protein: MTRAHPRRGSLMAVTALVLVVSAAAVPAPAQTTEEELARVEAELASIQAEVQQLTDEYQTAWAAEADLAFRISSLESSIAAYGVEQRRLQDQIRERAVDLYMSGAAGNDLAALMIAASLSDFDIRTEYLDDAREQDQVLFNAVEVLTRQLNEAADELRLSRQEQQELLDRLEEVSVGLSERLAAGQEAYLRLEERRVQEIAQAEAEARARAEAEARAQAEAEAQARAEAEARAQAEAEARAQAEAEAEAERLATSTTSSTTTTVAVTTAPTTVATTTTTEIAVTDTTLAPPTTVPAGGPVTDDPPSGGMACPVDGFHSFTDTWGAPRSGGRKHEGVDMLADRGTPVVAVEDGTIHRMSNTSRGGIAVWLDGLGGDRYYYAHLDAWAPGLAVGQMVSRGEVLGTVGTTGNAPAHIPHLHWEFHPDRGGAVNPTPLARELCG, from the coding sequence GTGACCAGAGCCCACCCCCGACGAGGGTCGCTCATGGCGGTCACGGCGCTGGTGCTGGTGGTGTCCGCCGCGGCGGTACCGGCGCCGGCACAGACCACCGAGGAGGAGCTGGCCCGGGTCGAGGCGGAGCTGGCCAGTATCCAGGCCGAGGTCCAGCAGCTGACCGACGAGTACCAGACGGCCTGGGCGGCGGAGGCCGACCTCGCGTTCCGTATCTCCAGCCTGGAGTCGTCGATCGCCGCCTACGGGGTGGAGCAGCGGCGACTCCAGGACCAGATACGGGAGCGAGCCGTGGACCTCTACATGAGCGGCGCGGCCGGGAACGACCTGGCGGCCCTGATGATCGCCGCCTCGCTCTCGGACTTCGACATCAGGACCGAGTACCTCGACGATGCCCGGGAGCAGGACCAGGTGCTCTTCAACGCGGTGGAGGTGCTGACCCGCCAGTTGAACGAGGCCGCCGACGAACTGCGCCTCAGCCGCCAGGAGCAGCAGGAGTTGCTGGATCGCCTGGAGGAAGTGTCGGTCGGTCTGAGCGAGCGCCTCGCGGCCGGCCAGGAGGCCTATCTCCGCCTCGAGGAACGCAGGGTGCAGGAGATCGCCCAGGCAGAGGCCGAAGCCCGGGCCCGGGCCGAAGCGGAGGCCAGAGCCCAGGCGGAAGCGGAGGCCCAGGCCCGGGCCGAGGCGGAGGCCAGAGCCCAGGCGGAGGCGGAGGCCAGAGCCCAGGCGGAGGCTGAGGCGGAGGCGGAGCGCCTGGCCACCAGCACCACCTCGTCCACCACCACCACGGTCGCCGTGACCACAGCTCCCACCACGGTGGCCACGACGACTACCACGGAGATCGCCGTCACCGACACCACCCTCGCACCTCCCACCACCGTTCCTGCCGGCGGGCCGGTGACGGACGATCCCCCGTCCGGCGGGATGGCGTGCCCGGTGGACGGGTTCCACAGCTTCACCGACACCTGGGGGGCGCCCCGCTCGGGCGGGAGGAAGCACGAGGGCGTGGACATGCTGGCCGACCGGGGCACCCCGGTCGTAGCGGTGGAGGACGGAACGATCCATCGGATGTCCAACACCAGTCGGGGCGGCATCGCCGTCTGGCTGGATGGCCTCGGGGGCGATCGCTACTACTACGCCCACCTCGACGCCTGGGCCCCCGGTTTGGCGGTCGGCCAGATGGTCTCCCGCGGGGAGGTGCTCGGAACCGTCGGAACCACCGGCAACGCCCCCGCCCACATCCCCCACCTGCACTGGGAGTTCCACCCCGACCGGGGAGGGGCCGTCAACCCGACCCCGCTGGCCCGGGAGCTGTGCGGTTGA
- a CDS encoding MBL fold metallo-hydrolase translates to MTGVHRLLAPNPGPMTGPGTNTYLIASGRDCVVLDPGPPEESHRRAIVAAIGDLRLRGVVVTHTHPDHAPLADPLAAEFGVHTYGYASGPGFSPSRRLRDGDRLRFGEAVLTAVHTPGHTADHLCYRMGGTVFTGDHIIGGSTVLVEDMGEYFRSLDRIRALRPGRLLPGHGSRMDNAAEVIAAYIAHRREREAQILRAVRDGARTVAAVVEAVYGEVDPRLRSAAAGSALAHLRHLAGRGTISLEYGEGTGEIVAVREAVVP, encoded by the coding sequence GTGACCGGAGTCCATCGGCTGCTCGCCCCCAACCCCGGGCCGATGACCGGACCGGGAACCAACACATACCTGATCGCATCGGGCCGCGATTGCGTGGTCCTCGACCCCGGACCACCCGAGGAGTCCCACCGCCGGGCCATCGTCGCCGCCATCGGAGATCTCCGCCTCCGGGGCGTGGTGGTGACCCACACCCATCCCGACCATGCTCCTCTGGCCGATCCGCTCGCCGCCGAGTTCGGTGTCCACACCTACGGCTACGCATCCGGACCGGGGTTCAGCCCGAGCCGCCGCCTCCGGGATGGCGACCGGCTCCGCTTCGGCGAGGCCGTCCTGACCGCCGTCCACACTCCCGGCCACACGGCCGACCACCTCTGTTACCGGATGGGAGGCACCGTGTTCACGGGGGATCACATCATCGGCGGATCGACCGTGCTGGTCGAGGACATGGGCGAGTACTTCCGGTCCCTGGACCGGATCCGGGCACTCCGGCCGGGGCGCCTGCTCCCGGGCCACGGCAGCCGGATGGACAACGCCGCCGAGGTCATCGCCGCGTACATCGCCCACCGGCGGGAGCGGGAGGCCCAGATCCTTCGAGCGGTCCGTGATGGCGCCCGCACGGTCGCCGCGGTGGTTGAGGCGGTGTACGGCGAGGTCGATCCTCGCCTGCGCTCCGCCGCGGCGGGCTCGGCGCTCGCCCACCTCCGACACCTGGCTGGCCGGGGAACGATCTCTCTCGAGTACGGGGAGGGAACCGGGGAGATCGTGGCCGTCCGGGAGGCGGTTGTTCCGTGA
- a CDS encoding FxsA family protein, which yields MGVILGAAFIVVPILELVLFIYVERWIGLGWLVLGIIITAIAGAFLVRQQGFSVWRRLQTDLASGALPGRQLVHGALVLVGGALLLTPGFLTDAVGFALMVPFVREGLRRLGVRLLQPRVVIIE from the coding sequence ATGGGAGTCATTCTGGGTGCGGCCTTCATCGTGGTGCCGATCCTCGAGCTGGTGCTGTTCATCTACGTGGAGCGGTGGATCGGGCTGGGCTGGCTGGTCCTGGGGATCATCATCACGGCGATCGCCGGAGCGTTCCTGGTACGGCAGCAGGGCTTCTCGGTCTGGCGCCGCCTCCAGACCGACCTGGCATCGGGCGCCCTACCGGGCCGGCAACTGGTCCATGGCGCCCTGGTACTGGTGGGAGGGGCGCTCCTGCTCACGCCCGGCTTTCTGACCGACGCGGTGGGTTTCGCCCTTATGGTTCCCTTCGTCCGCGAGGGGCTCCGCCGTCTGGGGGTTCGCTTACTACAGCCGCGCGTGGTCATTATCGAGTGA